The following proteins are co-located in the Colletotrichum lupini chromosome 4, complete sequence genome:
- a CDS encoding tetratricopeptide: MDHQDAVSNSTSTATTWCAWERRNDALWLAYPAIYSAHTPDGARCTVHPRPSNSCPSSKEKKVQIPVAPEPSTRLPHPLIGIQPQPPPPPLPFAFRPCPPSSTSRCAMEKFLREWRQDALNKAQYDSAIFIGDKLLALTNDDKDAFWLAQVHFATGNYTRAQTFLAKQDLVARNVSCRYLAAHCLVKQSRFDEALAILGERNPTHLINNASNKRKQQNTAPLGRAVGHPKGGSRDRHARDEAAEEEATNRKYEAAMCYLRGICYAKQNAFDRAKECYKDAVRIDVQCFEAFQQLMTNALLSPDEEWAFLESLDFDAISVSGDVSSSQEAAEFTKMLYTTRLSKYREPSAFTAACDSLSTHYRLADNPDLLLAKADLLYTQCRYRDALAITESILQDDKYNFSVHPLHLACLYQLKMKNALFLVSHDLADNHPEEPCSWLAVGIYYFAIDKIAEARRYFSKASMMDAHFGPAWIGFAHTFAAEGEHDQAISAYSTAARLFMGTHLPQVFLGMQNHALNNMTLAEEFLKTAYGLCKTDPLLLNEMGVVKYHQDKPQEAVQFFRAALKIAADIDSDPQAWLAPRTNLAHAYRRLRLWKDAHMEFDEVLRQGGKDATIFCAKALIYLEEGRPEKAVVPLHEALAINPQDSIATELLNKALEETSTIDVAEGDELEAFKQELEMGKAAARERISNKLPKLRRDAKGKAKVGRPRVLMDEDEKGESMMEMTDDD, from the exons ATGGATCATCAAGACGCTGTCAGCAACTCAACATCAACGGCAACCACGTGGTGTGCCTGGGAGAGACGCAACGACGCCCTCTGGTTGGCCTACCCCGCCATTTACTCGGCCCACACCCCTGACGGCGCCCGGTGCACAGTGCATCCACGTCCCTCCAATTCCTGCCCGTCATCCAAAGAAAAGAAAGTGCAGATTCCCGTCGCGCCTGAGCCCTCGACGCGCTTACCTCACCCGTTGATCGGCATCCAACCTCAACCTCCACCACCGCCTCTCCCCTTTGCATTTCGGCCATGCCCACCATCTAGCACTTCTCGTTGCGCCATGGAAAAGTTCCTGCGGGAATGGAGGCAGGATGCCCTGAACAAGGCCCAGTACGATTCCGCCATCTTCATCGGCGACAAGCTGCTAGCCCTGACCA ACGACGATAAGGACGCCTTCTGGCTGGCTCAAGTCCACTTTGCTACCGGCAACTACACACGAGCCCAAACCTTTCTCGCAAAACAGGACCTCGTCGCCCGCAACGTTTCCTGTCGGTACCTAGCGGCACACTGCCTCGTCAAGCAGTCGAGATTCGACGAGGCCCTGGCCATCCTCGGCGAGCGGAACCCGACGCACCTCATCAACAATGCGAGCAACAAGCGGAAGCAACAGAACACGGCGCCACTAGGTCGCGCAGTCGGTCATCCCAAGGGTGGTTCAAGAGACAGACATGCCCGCGACGAGGCggcagaagaagaagcgaCGAACCGGAAATACGAAGCCGCCATGTGCTACCTGCGAGGCATCTGCTATGCCAAGCAGAACGCCTTTGACCGGGCCAAGGAGTGCTACAAGGATGCCGTGCGGATCGACGTGCAGTGCTTCGAGGCCTTCCAGCAGCTCATGACCAACGCTCTGCTGTCTCCCGACGAGGAGTGGGCATTCCTCGAGTCGCTTGACTTTGACGCCATTAGCGTTTCCGGGGATGTATCGTCGTCGCAAGAGGCGGCAGAGTTCACAAAGATGTTGTACACAACGCGGCTGTCAAAGTATAGGGAACCTTCGGCATTCACCGCGGCGTGCGACTCTCTGTCGACGCACTACCGTCTGGCGGACAACCCGGATCTCCTCCTCGCCAAGGCCGACCTCCTCTACACGCAGTGCCGGTATAGAGACGCCCTCGCTATCACCGAGTCCATTCTGCAGGACGACAAGTACAACTTTAGCGTCCACCCTCTGCATCTGGCGTGTTTGTATCAGCTCAAGATGAAGAATGCGCTCTTCTTGGTGTCTCACGACCTGGCGGACAACCACCCAGAGGAGCCCTGCTCGTGGTTGGCCGTGGGCATATACTACTTTGCGATTGACAAGATTGCGGAAGCCCGTCGGTATTTCAGCAAGGCCAGCATGATGGACGCACACTTTGGCCCTGCATGGATCGGCTTCGCACACACATTTGCCGCCGAGGGCGAGCACGACCAGGCCATCTCTGCGTACTCTACAGCAGCGAGGCTCTTCATGGGGACACATCTGCCGCAGGTCTTCTTGGGCATGCAGAACCACGCTCTCAACAACATGACACTAGCCGAGGAGTTCCTCAAGACGGCCTACGGTCTGTGCAAGACGGACCCCCTACTATTGAATGAGATGGGCGTCGTCAAATACCACCAGGACAAGCCGCAAGAGGCTGTCCAATTTTTCCGGGCGGCACTCAAGATCGCCGCCGACATTGACTCTGACCCGCAAGCGTGGCTGGCGCCGAGGACGAACCTGGCACACGCGTACCGTCGCCTGCGGCTCTGGAAGGACGCACACATGGAGTTCGACGAGGTCCTGCGACAGGGCGGCAAAGACGCGACGATATTTTGCGCGAAAGCGCTCATTTACCTCGAAGAGGGACGCCCAGAAAAGGCCGTCGTGCCATTGCATGAGGCGCTCGCGATCAATCCACAAGACAGCATAGCTACTGAACTATTAAACAAGGCCCTGGAAGAGACGTCCACGATTGACGTTGCCGAGGGCGACGAGCTGGAGGCGTTTAAGCAGGAGCTCGAGATGGGCAAGGCGGCCGCCAGGGAGCGCATATCCAACAAGCTCCCGAAGTTGCGGCGGGATGCCAAAGGCAAGGCCAAGGTCGGCCGGCCGAGGGTGCTCATGGACGAGGACGAAAAAGGCGAAAGCATGATGGAGATGACTGATGATGATTAG
- a CDS encoding fungal specific transcription factor domain-containing protein, producing the protein MATETTTTTTTAPEATPAPEPATDLSALTMATTEEPAEAAEDPKNDDANDTSSDQEQSKKRSSSDADLKDGAPPTKITKRRAARACVSCRARKVRCDVVEGAPCGNCRWDNVECVVQESRRRKKNLLTASTAGHHGVGAEAQLRSKGANPINIHSSAELRRPSNASVVSVNGSIAANPVPASSGVPLNATSGIGAGVAPAAGSGSAGGNGIGVGIGPGVLGGLSVPGGSSDGIEGHVPHMIYQRSGYRHDSAALLTKLQSAAAAASADGNSRRLLSNLLAQASLFGGMGGAGGAGDGRTSQFLASLEEPDLHGQLPAFVKPLPAKIAQEDVTYLHAKGALTLPALPLQNALLQSYVEYVHPYMPLLELYDFLAIINAQDGLCGQISLFLYQAVMFSATAFVDMKVLREAGYPTRKAARKAFFQKTRLLYDFDYESDRLVLVQALLLMTYWYETPDDQKDTWHWMGVAISLAHTIGLHRDPAATSMPVRKQKLWKRIWWSCFMRDRLIALGMRRPTRIKDEDFDVPMLQENDFELEILPEENKIIPAECMLLRDVSMQRELAALCISKAQLCICISHMLKAQYSVLIRDKMRPENTVNSTMMLFPNKKLDNVECVTSVDLELMAWADTLPAICQYRPLTPLDVKNGRSTVAVQRTLLHMVYYTTISALHRPQFLPSSPVHAPTTSRQVQEMSRLRVRDAAMHVTRMAAELHQLRLERCLPTTGVTVILPAMIIHLLEMKNPVSQSRDRATRGFRQCMRVMEKLREIYAAADYATGFLDAALRKAAIDINLQQTTAPMTQQNLKLAEPTFGAQTPPPDNIPYMTTGEALFANKPNPQREFLPQTINAAALDLSAQSPPPTEKDHESSLEAMTPSANGSFGSTEEPGPLDLEFLQTQEEIDWNAMTGTEFDVDQWLQFPPEGVNNTDDGFMANVFGEDGMNDAMNWAAAGVDTTTKDGDGAAEIATLA; encoded by the exons ATGGCGACCGAAACCACCACCACTACTACCACCGCCCCCGAGGCAACGCCTGCTCCCGAGCCGGCCACCGATCTATCGGCGCTGACGATGGCGACCACGGAAGAGCCCGCCGAGGCTGCCGAGGACCCGAAAAACGACGACGCCAACGACACCTCCTCGGACCAGGAGCAGAGCAAGAAGCGCTCATCATCGGACGCGGACCTGAAGGATGGAGCGCCCCCGACCAAGATTACGAAGCGCAGAGCCGCCCGCGCCTGCGTGAGCTGTCGCGCGCGCAAGGTCCGCTGCGACGTGGTTGAAGGCGCGCCCTGCGGCAACTGCAGATGGGACAATGTCGAGTGCGTTGTCCAGGAGAGCCGCCGACGAAA GAAGAACTTGTTGACTGCCAGCACGGCGGGGCACCATGGTGTGGGAGCCGAGGCACAGTTGCGCTCCAAGGGTGCAAACCCAATCAACATTCACAGCAGCGCGGAACTGCGCCGACCTAGCAATGCCTCGGTGGTCTCGGTCAACGGCTCCATCGCCGCGAACCCCGTTCCCGCATCCTCCGGCGTGCCCCTGAATGCGACGTCTGGCATTGGTGCCGGCGTTGCTCCTGCTGCTGGTTCAGGATCTGCAGGAGGAAACGGAATCGGCGTTGGAATTGGCCCTGGTGTTCTCGGGGGCCTGTCGGTACCCGGCGGCTCTTCAGACGGAATCGAGGGTCACGTTCCGCACATGATCT ATCAACGATCGGGTTACCGTCATGACAGCGCAGCGCTGCTCACCAAGCTGCAGTCTGCTGCGGCCGCAGCGTCAGCAGATGGCAACTCTCGTCGTTTGCTATCCAACCTACTCGCCCAGGCCTCTCTCTTTGGCGGCATGGGCGGTGCAGGCGGCGCCGGCGACGGGCGAACGAGTCAATTCCTCGCCTCCCTCGAAGAGCCCGACCTCCACGGCCAGCTCCCGGCCTTTGTGAAACCGCTACCCGCCAAGATCGCCCAGGAGGATGTTACCTACCTGCACGCAAAGGGTGCCCTGACTCTGCCTGCGCTACCGTTGCAGAATGCTCTGCTCCAGTCCTACGTCGAATACGTTCATCCGTACATGCCGCTGCTCGAGCTGTACGACTTTCTGGCCATCATCAACGCCCAGGATGGGCTGTGCGGTCAGATCAGCCTGTTCTTGTATCAGGCCGTCATGTTTTCCGCCACCGCCTTTGTCGACATGAAGGTCCTTCGCGAGGCGGGATACCCGACGCGGAAAGCCGCCAGGAAGGCCTTCTTCCAGAAGACGAGG CTGCTCTACGACTTTGACTACGAGTCGGATcgcctcgtcctcgtccagGCCCTTCTTCTGATGACGTACTGGTACGAGACCCCCGACGACCAAAAGGACACATGGCACTGGATGGGCGTTGCCATTTCGCTGGCCCACACCATTGGCCTGCACCGCGACCCGGCCGCCACGAGCATGCCGGTTCGTAAGCAGAAGCTGTGGAAGCGCATCTGGTGGTCTTGTTTCATGCGCGACCGCCTCATCGCCCTGGGCATGCGCAGGCCCACCCGCATCAAGGATGAGGACTTTGACGTGCCGATGCTGCAGGAGAACGACTTTGAGCTGGAGATTCTGCCCGAGGAGAACAAGATCATTCCCGCCGAGTGCATGCTGCTCCGCGACGTCTCGATGCAGCGGGAGTTGGCCGCCCTGTGCATCTCCAAGGCGCAGCTGTGTATCTGCATCAGCCACATGCTCAAGGCCCAGTACTCCGTCCTTATCCGCGACAAGATGCGCCCGGAGAACACCGTCAACAGCACCATGATGCTGTTCCCGAATAAGAAGCTCGACAACGTCGAGTGTGTTACTTCGGTAGACCTGGAGCTTATGGCCTGGGCCGACACCTTGCCCGCCATCTGCCAGTACAGGCCCCTGACGCCCCTCGATGTCAAGAACGGGCGGTCGACTGTTGCCGTCCAGCGCACCCTGCTGCACATGGTCTACTACACCACCATCTCGGCCCTGCATCGCCCGCAGTTCCTGCCGTCGTCTCCAGTTCACGCACCGACAACCTCCCGGCAGGTGCAGGAGATGTCCCGGCTCCGGGTCCGCGACGCCGCGATGCACGTCACCCGGATGGCGGCCGAGCTCCACCAGCTTCGCCTCGAGAGGTGTCTCCCCACCACCGGCGTGACCGTCATCCTGCCGGCCATGATCATTCATCTTCTGGAAATGAAGAACCCCGTCTCGCAGTCCAGAGACCGCGCCACTCGTGGCTTCCGCCAGTGCATGCGTGTCATGGAGAAGCTGCGCGAGATctacgccgccgccgactaCGCCACCGGGTTCCTCGATGCGGCCCTCCGCAAGGCCGCCATTGACATTAACCTTCAGCAGACCACCGCGCCCATGACGCAGCAGAACCTCAAGCTTGCCGAGCCGACATTTGGCGCGCAGACGCCCCCGCCCGATAACATCCCTTACATGACGACCGGCGAGGCCCTCTTCGCCAACAAGCCGAACCCCCAGCGCGAGTTCCTGCCGCAGACCATCAACGCCGCAGCGCTCGACTTGTCTGCGCAGAGCCCGCCGCCGACCGAGAAGGACCACGAGTCTTCGCTTGAGGCTATGACACCCAGCGCCAACGGCAGCTTCGGCAGCACCGAGGAGCCCGGCCCACTCGACCTCGAGTTCCTGCAGACCCAAGAGGAGATTGACTGGAACGCCATGACGGGCACAGAGTTTGATGTTGATCAGTGGCTCCAGTTCCCGCCAGAGGGCGTCAACAACACAGACGACGGGTTCATGGCCAACGTTTTTGGGGAAGATGGCATGAACGACGCCATGAACTGGGCGGCGGCCGGTGTGGACACGACTACGAAGGATGGCGACGGTGCAGCTGAAATTGCCACCCTCGCCTAA
- a CDS encoding eukaryotic initiation factor 4E yields MDNNLWTRRTNSGKLSLSTNGSPAPGGDANRNGSFAKRFGGDTSSHGGKSNPFNNVTTPGAGGMASPTTAGAANAFGLGSGAFASFGSAKTPKSPGNPFDLAMGKIGGGAKAASHHDPAAKVPSIAPIPEKKALGSQPASTRTSSEQLRVHPLKYEWVTWCRPPQPKGQPYQEYAKSLTPMIHCNSVEEFWVGYPHLKRPSELSVGWEYHFFKRGIRPIWEDDENRSGGKWVLRLKKGIVDRYWEDTVFALLGEAFIDASEEVCGGVVSVRNGEDIISIWTRSTGGRVLRIRETWKSYLKCPPNTQFEFKSHDESIQHRAAIEESRREKQHDKRGNKQTTEEQKPAAS; encoded by the exons ATGGATAACAACCTATGGACCCGCCGCACAAA CTCTGGCAAGCTTTCACTCTCGACAAATGGTAGTCCCGCGCCGGGCGGTGACGCCAACCGAAACGGCTCCTTTGCCAAACGATTCGGCGGCGATACGTCCTCACACGGCGGCAAATCAAATCCCTTCAACAACGTAACGACCCCCGGCGCGGGCGGCATGGCGTCGCCCACCACCGCCGGCGCGGCCAACGCCTTTGGCCTGGGCTCCGGCGCCTTCGCCTCCTTCGGCTCCGCCAAGACGCCCAAGTCCCCTGGCAACCCGTTCGACCTCGCCATGGGCAAGATTGGCGGCGGCGCCAAGGCGGCGTCGCACCACGACCCCGCGGCCAAGGTCCCCTCCATCGCTCCGATCCCCGAGAAGAAGGCCCTGGGCTCCCAGCCCGCCTCGACCCGGACGTCCTCGGAGCAGCTGCGCGTCCACCCCCTCAAGTACGAGTGGGTGACGTGGTGCCGGCCGCCCCAGCCAAAGGGCCAGCCGTACCAGGAGTACGCCAAATCGCTGACGCCAATGATCCACTGCAACTCGGTGGAGGAGTTCTGGGTCGGCTACCCCCACCTCAAGCGGCCCTCTGAGCTGTCCGTGGGCTGGGAATACCACTTCTTCAAGCGGGGCATCCGCCCAATCTGGGAGGACGACGAGAACAGAAGCGGCGGCAAGTGGGTGCTCCGTCTCAAGAAGGGCATCGTCGACCGGTACTGGGAGGATACCGTGTTTGCGCTCCTCGGCGAGGCCTTTATCGACGCCAGCGAGGAGGTCTGTGGCGGTGTGGTGAGCGTCCGCAACGGCGAGGATATCATCAGTATCTGGACCCGCTCGACCGGCGGACGCGTGCTGAGGATTCG TGAAACGTGGAAGTCGTACCTCAAGTGTCCGCCCAACACGCAGTTCGAGTTCAAGTCCCACGACGAGAGCATCCAGCACCGAGCCGCCATCGAGGAGTCCCGCCGCGAGAAGCAGCACGACAAGCGCGGCAACAAACAGACCACCGAAGAGCAGAAGCC
- a CDS encoding acetoacetate-CoA ligase encodes MDTHEIPRKLWEHPDPKSTQMYQYLQSVNSKFNLQLKTFNDLHNWTVANRATFYGHLFDYANLIHEGRPTSVVDESLTIDAIPKWFPGVRLNWAENLLFTRGSSDAADHHGTEGKEDDKVAVTEIREGNRGDVRNLTWGELRRDAGRLAAALKARGVKEGDRVILVGANSIETLLVFVATTWLGGIFSSSSTDMGVKGILQRTTQVDPKFIFFDDATVYNGKTADLRDKMAEVVSGMGSCPSFSGLVSIPRFSKPYDVSSIPKTETWSKFLGSSTSAAPSFTRIPFHAPFLIYYSSGTTGIPKAIVHTVGGVMLNSFKEGRLHESMSPESVTLQYTTTGWIMYLANVAALLSGARVVMYDGSPFVPDLKSFIRILGEQRVTKLGISPRWMFEVAKNKISPREVTDLSSLKIVTSTGMVLSDQLFEWFYDAGFPKHVHLANISGGTDIAGCFGMENPLDPVYVGGTQGPSLGVPIAIYEAQLPDGPGEAVPNGTPGELVATAAFPNIPCFLWGDSAPPKLSPSSSNFASAAPGSKYHSAYFARFDNVWAHGDFCSIHPKTGNISFLGRADGVLNPSGVRFGSAEIYAVIERNFSIKVVDSLCVGQRRPTDNDESVMLFLMMREGEKFDRQLVAEVKDKIQKELTKRHVPKYIFQTPEIPVSPEVPCLRSTLTKQTTVNLKKVELPVKQIVSGRTIKPSGTLLNPQSLDFYYQFAKIEELLAGKEKL; translated from the exons ATGGACACCCACGAGATCCCCCGCAAGCTCTGGGAGCACCCGGATCCCAAGAGCACACAAATGTACCAATATCTACAATCGGTCAATTCCAAGTTTAACCTCCAGCTCAAG ACCTTTAACGACCTCCACAACTGGACAGTAGCCAACCGCGCCACGTTCTATGGCCATCTCTTTGACTACGCCAATTTGATCCACGAAGGGCGTCCAACCTCTGTTGTGGATGAATCGCTCACGATAGACGCCATCCCCAAGTGGTTCCCTGGTGTGCGTCTCAATTGGGCCGAGAACCTCCTCTTCACGCGAGGTTCGTCTGATGCGGCCGACCACCACGGCACCGAGGGTAAGGAAGACGACAAAGTTGCCGTCACCGAGATTCGAGAAGGTAACCGCGGTGATGTACGCAACCTCACCTGGGGCGAGCTCCGTCGTGATGCAGGTCGTCTGGCAGCAGCCCTGAAAGCAAGAGGCGTCAAGGAGGGAGACCGCGTCATTCTCGTCGGTGCCAACTCTATCGAGACGCTGCTGGTGTTCGTGGCGACGACATGGTTGGGCGGCATCTTTAGCAGTTCGTCCACGGATATGGGCGTCAAGGGCATCCTGCAGAGGACCACGCAGGTCGATCCCAAG TTCATCTTCTTTGACGACGCCACGGTGTACAACGGCAAGACGGCCGACCTTCGAGACAAGATGGCCGAGGTCGTCTCCGGCATGGGCTCGTGTCCTTCCTTCTCTGGTCTCGTATCGATCCCACGCTTCTCCAAGCCCTACGATGTGTCCTCGATCCCCAAGACCGAGACGTGGTCCAAGTTCCTTGGCTCCTCCACCTCAGCAGCACCGTCATTCACGCGTATCCCCTTCCACGCACCGTTCCTCATCTACTACTCGTCTGGCACCACGGGTATCCCCAAGGCTATCGTGCACACCGTCGGCGGCGTCATGCTTAACAGCTTCAAAGAAGGCCGCCTGCACGAGTCAATGTCACCCGAGTCCGTCACTCTGCAGTATACCACGACCGGCTGGATCATGTACCTCGCTAATGTTGCCGCCCTGTTATCGGGAGCCCGTGTCGTAATGTACGATGGCTCGCCTTTCGTCCCCGACCTCAAGTCATTCATCCGCATCCTCGGCGAGCAGCGGGTGACAAAACTGGGCATCAGCCCCAGGTGGATGTTTGAGGTCGCCAAGAATAAGATTAGCCCGCGGGAGGTGACGGATCTTAGCTCGCTGAAGATTGTGACTAGCACAGGCATGGTTCTCTCTGATCAGTTGTTCGAATGGTTCTACGATGCAGGGTTCCCGAAACATGTTCACCTTGCCAACATTTCTGGTGGCACCGACATT GCTGGCTGCTTCGGTATGGAGAACCCGTTGGACCCCGTCTACGTGGGTGGCACCCAAGGCCCATCCCTTGGCGTTCCCATCGCCATCTACGAAGCCCAGTTGCCCGACGGACCTGGTGAGGCCGTGCCAAACGGAACACCTGGTGAGCTCGTCGCCACAGCCGCCTTCCCCAACATCCCATGCTTCCTCTGGGGCGACTCGGCACCCCCGAAACTGTCACCAAGCTCATCCAACTTCGCCTCTGCCGCTCCAGGCTCCAAGTATCACTCGGCATACTTTGCTCGCTTTGATAACGTCTGGGCACACGGCGACTTCTGCTCCATCCACCCAAAGACGGGCAACATTTCCTTCCTCGGGCGTGCTGACGGTGTGCTCAACCCCAGTGGTGTTCGCTTTGGCAGTGCCGAAATCTACGCAGTCATTGAGCGCAACTTTTCAATCAAGGTCGTCGACAGCCTGTGTGTTGGGCAGAGGCGCCCCACTGACAACGACGAGAGCGTCATGCTCTTCCTGATGATGCGCGAGGGCGAGAAATTTGACCGCCAGCTGGTGGCTGAGGTCAAGGACAAGATTCAGAAAGAGTTGACCAAGAGACATGTGCCCAAGTACATCTTTCAGACGCCGGAGATACCAGTAAGTCCAGAGGTTCCCTGTCTACGAAGCACGCTAACAAAACAGACGACGGTCAACCTCAAAAAGGTCGAGCTCCCGGTGAAGCAGATTGTATCGGGCCGGACCATCAAGCCAAGTGGCACGCTCCTCAACCCGCAGAGTCTGGACTTTTACTACCAGTTCGCCAAGATTGAGGAGTTGCTCGCCGGTAAGGAGAAGCTGTAA
- a CDS encoding thiol-specific monooxygenase, with protein sequence MTIPFTVKKIAIIGAGPTGLAAARYLTAQRVFDSVVVFEQQAEVGGVWNYSPHPTTSRHVPQTDPFCPQDPPLRPGKPDAPPVFPTPMYGTLHANTVKTTMNYKDTPFPDDAWVFPSRQSIYNYLVEYAKDVRHLIKFSHQVTALELRQEDGRDRWDLGAACTVTGRKFSDTYDAVVIANGHYDIPFIPDVKGIQAFHEAHPSAILHSKNYRVPEPFSGKKVIVIGNGPSGLDIARQLSPVSDRVYLSVRHATPPDKVEHIGVTEVPEIVEYLPEKRAVVYKDGTVAEDVDAVIYCTGFFFSFPFLPEFLKPNLLTTGKGVRGLYQHLFLIKHPTLAFAGLLVKTVPWPVAENQAAALGAVWSNGLKLPPVEEQEKWELDLFKRRGDKNIHVLLDDGDDGRHLNMLHDWVAESTQRGKEPPYWHDEQFWERGIYWPSKQEFEKRGGSATSLRELGFVYPGIGKWRHVAPKL encoded by the coding sequence ATGACAATCCCATTCACCGTCAAGAAGATCGCCATCATCGGCGCGGGGCCGACGGGTCTCGCAGCCGCTCGGTACCTCACGGCGCAGAGGGTCTTTGACTCCGTGGTCGTGTTTGAGCAGCAAGCCGAGGTGGGCGGTGTCTGGAACTACAGCCCGCACCCGACCACGTCTCGCCATGTGCCGCAGACGGACCCCTTTTGCCCGCAGGACCCTCCGCTCCGGCCGGGCAAGCCCGATGCGCCGCCCGTGTTCCCCACACCAATGTACGGCACGCTGCACGCCAACACGGTCAAGACGACAATGAACTACAAGGACACGCCGTTCCCGGACGACGCCTGGGTCTTCCCCTCGCGGCAGTCCATTTACAACTACCTGGTCGAGTACGCCAAGGACGTCCGCCACCTCATCAAGTTCTCGCACCAGGTCACGGCGCTCGAGCTCCGCCAAGAGGACGGCCGAGACAGGTGGGACCTCGGGGCCGCGTGCACCGTCACCGGCCGCAAGTTCAGCGACACGTACGACGCCGTAGTCATTGCCAACGGACACTACGACATCCCCTTTATCCCGGACGTCAAGGGCATTCAGGCCTTTCACGAGGCGCACCCGTCAGCAATCCTACACTCCAAGAACTACCGCGTGCCGGAGCCCTTTTCAGGCAAAAAGGTGATTGTCATCGGCAACGGGCCCTCGGGCTTGGATATAGCCCGCCAGCTCAGCCCGGTCTCGGACAGGGTGTATCTGTCTGTACGACATGCGACTCCGCCGGACAAGGTCGAGCACATTGGGGTGACGGAGGTTCCAGAGATTGTGGAGTATTTACCAGAGAAGAGGGCTGTCGTCTACAAGGACGGGACAGTGGCGGAAGATGTCGACGCCGTCATCTACTGCACCGGCTTCTTCTTCAGCTTCCCATTCTTGCCCGAGTTCCTCAAGCCAAATCTGTTGACGACCGGCAAAGGCGTCAGGGGTCTGTACCAGCACCTGTTCCTCATCAAGCACCCCACTTTAGCCTTTGCCGGGCTGCTGGTCAAGACGGTGCCCTGGCCCGTGGCGGAGAACCAGGCGGCGGCTCTGGGTGCGGTCTGGTCCAACGGATTGAAGCTGCCGCCTGTGGAGGAGCAGGAGAAATGGGAGCTGGACTTGTTCAAGAGGCGCGGCGACAAGAACATTCACGTGCTGCTCGACGACGGAGACGACGGCCGCCACCTCAACATGTTGCACGATTGGGTGGCGGAGTCGACGCAGAGAGGCAAAGAACCGCCATACTGGCACGACGAGCAGTTCTGGGAGCGCGGTATCTACTGGCCAAGCAAGCAGGAGTTTGAGAAGCGAGGAGGGAGCGCGACGAGTCTTCGGGAGCTTGGCTTCGTGTACCCCGGCATAGGGAAATGGAGGCACGTTGCGCCGAAGCTTTGA